The DNA segment TGAACGACGCCGAAACCATCGGAGACGAATGCGTCAGCGAGCTTTGCGTATTCAGCAGCGAGCTCTTCGCGCTCGGCGTCAACCTTAGAGGTTTCACGGGCATCGAAACGGACGTTCTCAAGAAGGACGACGTCGCCATCGTTCATATCAGCGGTGGCAGCCTGTGCACCTTCACCAACGGTGTCAGATGCCAGCACGACATCCTTGCCGAGCAGTTCGCCGAGGCGCTTTGCTACTGGAGCCAAGGAGAAGTCAGGGTTAACTTGACCCTTTGGACGGCCCAAGTGTGCTGCAACAATCACGCGTGCACCAGCTTCAACGAGGCGCTTAATGGTAGGAAGTGCAGCCTGGATACGGCCATCGTCGGTAATGTTCTTGTCAGCATCGAGCGGAACATTAAAATCCGATCGTACAAAAACTTTCTTGCCGGCGAGATCGCCGAGCGTGTCAATAGTTCTCATTAGTGTCCTTCTGTGTAAATAAAAGATACCGGCAGTGGCATCTAAACAATCTCAGTATAGCTGATGAAACTACGGGCCCGGACATGCAAACGCACGCCCGGGCCCGTGAGTTATCACTTACTCAAAGTTGCGAAGACTCAGAACTTCGAAGCAACGAGATCGGTCAGGGAAACGAGTGCGTTGGAGTAACCCCACTCGTTGTCGTACCAAGAAATTATCTTAACCTGGCCGTCGATGACCTTGGTGAGACCAGCGTCAAAGATGGAGGTGTGTGGATCGTGAACGATGTCGGTGGAGACGAGTGGCTCTTCGGAGTATGCGAGGATACCCTTGAGTTCGCCTTCAGCGGCTTCCTTGATAGCAGCGTTGATCTCTTCAACGGTGACGTCAGACTTCTCGGACTCGAAGGTCAAGTCAACTGCGGAACCGGTTGGAACTGGAACGCGCATTGCGAAACCGTCGAACTTGCCCTTGAGCTCTGGGAGAACCAAAGCAACAGCAGCAGCAGCACCGGTCTTGGTAGGAACGATGTTGATAGCAGCTGCGCGTGCACGGCGGAGGTCGCTGTGTGGAGCATCGAGGATGCGCTGATCACCGGTGTATGCGTGAACGGTGGTCATCAAGCCCTTCACAATGCCGAACTTCTCCTGGAGAACCTTAGCAACTGGTGCCAAGCAGTTCGTGGTGCAAGAAGCGTTGGAGATGATGTTGTGCTTTTCTGCATCGTAATCGGTGTGGTTAACACCCATGACGAAGGTAGCATCTTCGTTCTTAGCTGGAGCGGAGATGATGACCTTCTTAGCGCCAGCTTCGATGTGTGCCTGTGCCTTGGTAGCATCAGTGAAGAAGCCTGTGGACTCAATTACGATGTCGATGTCAAGATCGCCCCATGGGAGATCTGCTGGGTTGCGCTCTGCGAAAGCCTTGATCTCACGGCCATCAACGACGATTGAGTCCTCGCCTGCGGAAACTTCGTGATCCCAGGTGCCGAGAATCGAATCACGCTTGAGTAGGTGGGCAAGGGTCTTGTTGTCAGTCAAGTCGTTGACTGCAACAACCTCAAAGTTTGCGCCACGCTGGTATGCTGCGCGGATAAAATTACGGCCGATGCGGCCGAAACCGTTAATTGCAACGCGAATAGTCACTGCGTATCCTCCTTGTGCACAATCGTGCACATTGTAGATTTTTCAGCGAGCTGCACTCGCTGACTCTCGAACGCCTAAATATTTCACGTTCTAGCGTTCGATCCGTCCCTATTCTACTAGCGACCCCCGGGGTGTTGTCTAGGTGACTACGCGCGTAGGTGAAATTGTGAAAAAACTTTTCGCTGGTATGCGCGTAGAGAGTGACTTTCGACCCGATTCAAAGTGTGCGATCAGCAACACCTGTCTGCTCATGCACGGCGTCCATTGTGGTGGCAATACCTAGTTCGCCAGCTCGTTTATCAGCCATAGTATTCAACCGGCGTAGGCGCCCCGCAACTGCGTCCTTCGTTGCTGGAGGAGTAAGACGTTCTCCCAAAAGATTAAGCGAATCTTCAGGATATTTCATTCGGTACTCCCCTGCTTGACGGAGGTTATCGGGGATGTCGTCACCGAGGATCTCAAAGGCACGTTTGACGCGAATGACAGCGATAATGGCTGCGTCTGCACTTCGACGCATATTCGCATCGTCAAAATTGGCTAAACGGTTTGCTTGGCCGTGAACCTCGCGTTCAGTACGCAACTCTTCCCATTTTAAGACTGCATCGTTTGCTCCCATACGTGCAAGCATTGTGGAAATAGCGTCGCCTTCACGAATATCGGCACGGAAAGCGCCACGCGATTCGCGAGCACGATATGACACATCGAGCCGTCGTGCTAAACCGCCGATTGCGTAAGCTGCTTCCATTGATGGACAGGTTACCTCTAGCGCTGCATTACGACCCGGTTCTAATAACGTACCGCGGGCGAGGAACGCGCCACGCCATGCCGCTGCCGCATCCGCTTTGGTCCCGCCAACAATCTGTGGAGCCAAACCGCGTACAGGCCGGCCACGAACATCGAGAATGCCGGCCCGGCGCGCAACCCGTTCGCCATCTTTCATCACGCGCACGAGATACATATTTCCTTGTCGCATCGAATTGCTGATGGCAACAACATCTGGCTCAATAGAATAAACTTTACGCACGAGCTCGGAAAGATGATGAGCGGCGCCCGGATGAGTCAGCTCTGCTTGTAGAGAAACAATTCCCCCGTTAATCTGCAACCCTCCAGCAAAGCGGAACATGGTTGAAAGTTCAGCGACCATAGCAGATAAGTTCGCGGGATAAACGCTACAGATCTCATCTTTGACAGATGTAGTTAATGCTGGCATCTGTACTCCTTCCAAGAAACTCAACTAGAATTTCCGACATTCTACGCCGTTTAGGCAACTGTTTCGATGTTACAAGTTGGGAATCGCTTCTGACAGCTACCCGCTAAAACTATCGATAACTTCACGAAATGCGGCAGCTAAAAACAAGGGATCATGCACTGCTGGATTAGCCTTTTGTGCCACATTATAGGCAAATACTTCGGCACCGATACTGTGTGCAACGGATTTTAATTCCGCGTAATCACACTGGGTGGCTTCGTCAATAATAACCACGTCGATTCGTAGACCTGGCGCATGTTTCTTGAATACGCGCAACAACTCCACCGGAGTGAGATGCGGAGTCTCATCGTCTTCAACAAGATTTAATACCAACGCCCGGTTACCTGGTGCCTGTTCTATTGCATGCCGTAAATCAGGCACGAGGAGGTGTGGAATTATCGATGTAAACCACGAACCAGGACCGAAAATTACCCAGTCAGCATCCGCGATTGCGTCAATAGCTGCTGGATGGGCCGGTGGTTGTTGCGGGATAAGGTGCAGTTGCTCAATACACGATCGTGATGAAGCAACTGCACCTTGCCCCTTAATGACTAGTGAGCTACCATCGTCAGTCAGAACCTGTGCCTCGATCTGCAACGGGGTGGTTGACATAGGAACTACCCGGCCATGAATACCGAGCAGTCTCCCCACAAGATCGAGGCCTTCAAGTTCGTCATGTAAGAGACGCCAGATAGCAACGATTAATAGATTTCCGACGGCGTGACCGCCAAGCGGACCGTCTGAATCAAAACGGTACTGCAAAACATCACGCCATGTTTGACCCCAATCACCGTCATCACATAATGCAGCGAGCGCCATACGTAGATCACCAGGCGGTAAAACATCCATCTCCTGGCGTATTCGACCCGAAGATCCCCCGTCGTCCGCAACCGTCACGACCGCAGTAATATTCGGGGTGAGAATGCGTAGCGCAGAAAGTGTCGCATACAAGCCGTGCCCTCCACCAAAAGCAACGACATGTGGGCCACGGGCCCCAACGTCCTTACGAAATGCCATTATTCCCGTCCTAAATCACGGTGGATCGTCCGCACTGAATGTCCGAGTTCGCGTAACTTACCTGAAACGTATTCCGTCATCGCAACCGACCGATGTTTTCCACCGGTACAGCCAATCGCAATCGTGACATACGGTTTGAGCTCGCGCGTATAGCCTTCCAGGATCGGATGGATAAGGTCAACGTATTTGTCGCCGAAATCTTGTGCCCCGTCGATTCCTAAGACGAAATCGCGTACCGGAGCATCTTTACCAGTGAGTTTGCGCAACTCAGTTACCCAGTAAGGGTTAGGAAGGAAACGTACATCCGCCACATGGTCAGCATCCATCGGCAAACCGTATTTGAAACCAAAACTCATCACAGTCAGATGTGGATCGGTATCGGATACTGAGGCAACGAGTTGGCGGACCTTGCGTGACAAATCATGAACCGAAAGAT comes from the Arcanobacterium phocisimile genome and includes:
- the gap gene encoding type I glyceraldehyde-3-phosphate dehydrogenase, whose product is MTIRVAINGFGRIGRNFIRAAYQRGANFEVVAVNDLTDNKTLAHLLKRDSILGTWDHEVSAGEDSIVVDGREIKAFAERNPADLPWGDLDIDIVIESTGFFTDATKAQAHIEAGAKKVIISAPAKNEDATFVMGVNHTDYDAEKHNIISNASCTTNCLAPVAKVLQEKFGIVKGLMTTVHAYTGDQRILDAPHSDLRRARAAAINIVPTKTGAAAAVALVLPELKGKFDGFAMRVPVPTGSAVDLTFESEKSDVTVEEINAAIKEAAEGELKGILAYSEEPLVSTDIVHDPHTSIFDAGLTKVIDGQVKIISWYDNEWGYSNALVSLTDLVASKF
- the whiA gene encoding DNA-binding protein WhiA, encoding MPALTTSVKDEICSVYPANLSAMVAELSTMFRFAGGLQINGGIVSLQAELTHPGAAHHLSELVRKVYSIEPDVVAISNSMRQGNMYLVRVMKDGERVARRAGILDVRGRPVRGLAPQIVGGTKADAAAAWRGAFLARGTLLEPGRNAALEVTCPSMEAAYAIGGLARRLDVSYRARESRGAFRADIREGDAISTMLARMGANDAVLKWEELRTEREVHGQANRLANFDDANMRRSADAAIIAVIRVKRAFEILGDDIPDNLRQAGEYRMKYPEDSLNLLGERLTPPATKDAVAGRLRRLNTMADKRAGELGIATTMDAVHEQTGVADRTL
- a CDS encoding gluconeogenesis factor YvcK family protein, which produces MAFRKDVGARGPHVVAFGGGHGLYATLSALRILTPNITAVVTVADDGGSSGRIRQEMDVLPPGDLRMALAALCDDGDWGQTWRDVLQYRFDSDGPLGGHAVGNLLIVAIWRLLHDELEGLDLVGRLLGIHGRVVPMSTTPLQIEAQVLTDDGSSLVIKGQGAVASSRSCIEQLHLIPQQPPAHPAAIDAIADADWVIFGPGSWFTSIIPHLLVPDLRHAIEQAPGNRALVLNLVEDDETPHLTPVELLRVFKKHAPGLRIDVVIIDEATQCDYAELKSVAHSIGAEVFAYNVAQKANPAVHDPLFLAAAFREVIDSFSG